In Janthinobacterium sp. B9-8, the genomic stretch GAATCAGACTTATTGTATGTAAAGACAAATGGTGCGCTGCCGTCTGCTTCGGTCTTAACTTTTACAGGAACAGTACCTGCAGCAGCTGGTGGTGGGTCCAATTTGCCATTTTTGCTATTGATACTTGGTTTTGGTACATAAGGCGTACTTGAGCTGGTAAGGGGAAGTTGGAAGGTAATGTTATCTACTTGGCTAATAACACCATCTTCACCCGCATCCAGAGTCAAGTTCTCATTGGTATCTTCAGCTTTAAAGGTTTTATCGTAAACGCAGCCGCTACCGGTTGAGAAATAAAGTGGCCATACCGAAATATTCACTTCTGTGCCTACCGGTGGTGGGTTACCGGCAGCATCTGCAACAATTGCTGACATAGATAACTGATAACGCGTGTTATCTGTGGATGAGCCAATTTTGCTGGCTTGGCCAATCGAGATTGATCCTGCTCCGCCTGCAATAGTGATTTGCGCAGATGCAATTGAAGGCTGAGTAGCGCCATTGGCTAATAGGGCGGTGGCACGTACGCCAACGGACTTGCTGCTTTGTCCGCTAGGCAGTGAGCCGGAAGTAAAGGTGGTTTCTGCAACGCCGAGTGGTTTGTTAGGGTCTGTACCATCGCTGGTTAATACTACGACAGGAGAAACTGTTTCACCGCCCCCTGTTGATTGTGAAATATCAAAAGCGACTGGAATATTGCCAACAGGCTGCCCAGCTTTATCTGTAACTTTTGCAGTAATTAAAGTCGTGTTTTGTTGTGTGCCTGCGCTAGGGGCCAGGATAGATGCTTTGCTTTGTACTGAAACATCTACAGCACTTACATTGGCAACATCGGCGGTGAGCGCAACAGACATAGAGCTGGATTGCGATGGCTTGGTTTTATCGTAAGCACTCACTGTAGCAATGCCTGTGCTGGACGAGCTAAAGGTTGCACTTGCCGCGCCATTTACAACGGGCACTTCCAGTGTGGTTTTTCCATTGGACCAAGTGCCCAGTGTGGCTGCAAACACAACGGTGCTGCTGCCTGGTGCATTTACCGTAATTGGCAAGGCAGTATTTGTGCTCAGAGCATAACGAGACGCAGCCGGAGAGCTGATTCGGAAGCTGGATGCACTGGTGCCAGTAATGGTTAAATCTTGAGTTTTGGTGTTTCCGAGTGCCGTTGCTGTGATGGTGGTCAGCCCTGCTGTTGCTCCAGTCACTTTGACTGTTGCTTTGCCGCCATTAACCGTTGTTACTTCAGGAGCAGAAAAGGTCACACTGCCGCTTCCGGAATTACTAAAGCTAACTTTTGCCCCATCAATCAATTGCTCATTACCATCTTTCACTAAGACTTCCAGCTGAGTCTCTGTGC encodes the following:
- a CDS encoding Ig-like domain-containing protein, which codes for MERINFNGKAARKVAGGLLLLATIMLTACNGSSGGDSSSTTPTPTPVPNASAVATKILVSTDKSTGVKTGGTDEATLTIQAIDKNGGAINGALIDLSTTTGVLSSSGVTTGADGKATVKFNAGDDKNNRVESITLSSGTAATNNLFTTAFPVKVIGSTVTITASANSLVSGTETQLEVLVKDGNEQLIDGAKVSFSNSGSGSVTFSAPEVTTVNGGKATVKVTGATAGLTTITATALGNTKTQDLTITGTSASSFRISSPAASRYALSTNTALPITVNAPGSSTVVFAATLGTWSNGKTTLEVPVVNGAASATFSSSSTGIATVSAYDKTKPSQSSSMSVALTADVANVSAVDVSVQSKASILAPSAGTQQNTTLITAKVTDKAGQPVGNIPVAFDISQSTGGGETVSPVVVLTSDGTDPNKPLGVAETTFTSGSLPSGQSSKSVGVRATALLANGATQPSIASAQITIAGGAGSISIGQASKIGSSTDNTRYQLSMSAIVADAAGNPPPVGTEVNISVWPLYFSTGSGCVYDKTFKAEDTNENLTLDAGEDGVISQVDNITFQLPLTSSSTPYVPKPSINSKNGKLDPPPAAAGTVPVKVKTEADGSAPFVFTYNKSDSIWTVVRMRASTKVQGTETVSESIFRLSPTKEDVDLPKTCFISDSKYNAIVP